A single window of Streptomyces aquilus DNA harbors:
- a CDS encoding glycosyltransferase, translating to MTAGSRGDVAPFTGLGHGLLRAGHEVTLVTHGSFEPLVAGSGLGFHALPVDPRTVLESERGKGLHRSATGPGKLLRAVTMARALAGTMADDLVAAARAADVLLLSASLAPLGHTIGEGLSLPTLGLSLQPVAATREFAPPMLGGGSWGTLGNRVAGHGVSMAIEYVFSSVIPEVRTRLGLGQVRIGTALRRRERRNWPVQHGFSPLVVARPSDWRPGLDVAGYWWPYDVSAELPPEVRDFLEAGPPPVFVGLGSATVPDPERLSADIVRALRRAGLRGVFQRGWAGLAADGEDMLTVGEIAHSALFPHMAAVVHHAGAGTTGAGLRAGVPAVPVPIQFDAGFWSQRLVALGVAPTAVPLRRLTTDRLASALTRITREAGYRERARELGARIRKEDGVAPVLEAVNCLRG from the coding sequence ATGACGGCGGGTTCCCGGGGCGACGTGGCCCCCTTCACCGGCCTGGGGCACGGCCTGCTGCGGGCCGGGCACGAGGTCACCCTGGTCACGCACGGCTCCTTCGAGCCGCTGGTGGCAGGCTCCGGGCTCGGGTTCCACGCCCTGCCGGTGGACCCGCGGACGGTACTGGAGTCCGAGCGCGGGAAAGGGCTCCACCGCAGCGCCACCGGACCCGGCAAGCTGCTGCGGGCGGTCACGATGGCACGGGCGCTGGCGGGCACGATGGCGGACGACCTGGTGGCGGCGGCCCGCGCCGCCGACGTACTCCTCCTGTCGGCCTCCCTCGCGCCCCTCGGCCACACCATCGGCGAGGGCCTCTCCCTGCCAACCCTCGGCCTCAGCCTGCAACCGGTCGCCGCGACAAGGGAGTTCGCCCCTCCGATGCTCGGCGGCGGCTCCTGGGGCACGCTCGGCAACCGGGTGGCCGGACACGGCGTGAGCATGGCCATCGAATACGTCTTCTCCTCGGTGATCCCCGAGGTGCGCACCCGCCTGGGTCTGGGACAGGTTCGAATCGGCACGGCACTGCGGCGCCGGGAGCGGCGGAACTGGCCCGTCCAGCACGGCTTCAGCCCCCTGGTGGTGGCCCGGCCGAGCGACTGGCGGCCCGGACTGGACGTGGCGGGCTACTGGTGGCCGTACGACGTGTCGGCCGAACTCCCGCCCGAGGTACGGGACTTCCTCGAAGCGGGTCCGCCACCCGTCTTCGTCGGCCTCGGCAGCGCCACCGTCCCCGACCCCGAACGCCTCAGCGCCGACATCGTGCGGGCGCTGCGGCGGGCGGGGCTGCGTGGGGTGTTCCAGCGAGGCTGGGCAGGGCTCGCGGCGGACGGCGAGGACATGCTGACCGTCGGCGAGATCGCGCACTCGGCACTGTTCCCGCACATGGCCGCGGTCGTCCATCACGCGGGCGCGGGCACGACCGGAGCGGGACTGAGGGCCGGGGTGCCCGCGGTGCCGGTACCGATCCAGTTCGACGCGGGCTTCTGGTCGCAGCGCCTGGTCGCCCTGGGCGTGGCGCCGACGGCGGTACCGCTCCGCCGCCTGACCACGGACAGACTGGCGTCGGCGCTGACGAGGATCACGCGCGAGGCCGGGTACCGGGAGCGGGCGCGGGAGCTGGGGGCACGCATTCGCAAGGAGGACGGCGTGGCCCCTGTACTGGAGGCGGTGAACTGCCTGAGAGGCTGA
- a CDS encoding RNA polymerase sigma factor, with product MSNDDDFAAAYREHYWAVSRYVARRLDGRPSEVEEVVAEVFTVAWRRRADLPPTPLPWLYGVARNCLANAVRGHGRRRRLVDRLGNDDTAHGRHIEAGPEAETPGAWVHDALARLSPADQEVLRLTAWEELGIEEVAVVLGCGRRAASMRLHRARRRLRAEIDRMCPTTSESPAIPAKEYGHG from the coding sequence ATGAGCAACGACGACGACTTCGCCGCTGCCTATCGCGAGCACTACTGGGCGGTCAGCCGCTATGTCGCGCGGCGACTGGACGGGCGGCCGAGCGAGGTGGAGGAAGTGGTGGCGGAGGTGTTCACCGTCGCCTGGCGACGCCGTGCCGACCTGCCGCCGACCCCGCTGCCCTGGTTGTACGGCGTGGCACGCAACTGCCTGGCCAACGCGGTACGCGGCCACGGGCGCAGGCGGCGCCTGGTGGACCGGCTGGGCAACGACGACACGGCACACGGACGCCACATCGAGGCGGGCCCGGAAGCGGAGACCCCCGGCGCCTGGGTGCACGATGCCCTCGCCCGGCTCTCCCCGGCCGACCAGGAGGTGCTGCGGCTCACCGCGTGGGAGGAACTCGGCATCGAGGAGGTCGCCGTCGTCCTCGGCTGCGGCCGCCGCGCCGCGTCGATGCGGCTGCATCGGGCCCGGCGCCGGCTGAGAGCCGAGATCGACCGGATGTGCCCCACGACCTCCGAGAGCCCCGCGATCCCCGCGAAGGAATACGGCCATGGCTGA
- a CDS encoding ricin-type beta-trefoil lectin domain protein: protein MFPPPRTPRGGRLRRARAVTVRAVVLALTATAALLFAQPTPAQAATSRQIAVPTAPMGWASWNSFAAAIDHDVIKQQVDAFVAAGLPDAGYKYINIDEGWWQGTRDSAGNITVDESEWPGGMKAIADYIHSKGLKAGIYTDAGKDGCGYYYPTGRPAAPGSGSEGHYDQDMLQFSQWGFDFVKVDWCGGNAEGLDAATTYRSISDAVARATAATGRPLTLSVCNWGNQNPWNWAPGLAPMYRTSTDIIFWGNSPSQTNMLSNFDQGLHPLAQHTGYYNDPDMLMVGMPGFTAAQNRTHMNLWAISGAPLLAGNNLAGMSTETANILKNPEVIAVDQDARGLQGVKVAEDTTGLQVYGKVLSGQGNRAVVLMNRTSSTQNITVRWSDLGLTNANATVRDLWARSDIGSYGTSYTASVPAGGSVMLKVTGGTEQSAGTYTGTAGFTGVAAGSTGIKTVDVAYTNNTSSARTATLKVNGQGSTTVSFPPTGSSQGTISVMVGLSKGSANTLAFTGAPTLADITVRPLPGANSTLVTGSGSSRCLDVYDNTLTNGTQAELWDCNGGQNQQWTYTSRKELVVYGDKCLDAYNLGTTNGTKVVIWDCNGQNNQKWNVNSDGTITNVNAGLCLDANGAGTANGTLMVLWTCNGQSNQKWTQS, encoded by the coding sequence ATGTTTCCCCCACCCCGCACGCCCCGCGGCGGGCGCCTGCGCCGCGCCAGAGCCGTCACCGTACGCGCCGTCGTCCTCGCCCTCACCGCCACCGCCGCCCTGCTCTTCGCCCAGCCCACCCCGGCCCAGGCGGCGACGAGCCGGCAGATCGCCGTGCCCACCGCGCCGATGGGCTGGGCCTCCTGGAACAGCTTCGCCGCCGCCATCGACCACGACGTGATCAAGCAGCAGGTCGACGCGTTCGTGGCGGCGGGGCTGCCGGACGCGGGCTACAAGTACATCAACATCGACGAGGGGTGGTGGCAGGGCACCCGGGACAGCGCCGGGAACATCACCGTCGACGAGTCCGAGTGGCCCGGCGGCATGAAGGCCATCGCCGACTACATCCACAGCAAGGGCCTGAAGGCGGGCATCTACACCGACGCCGGCAAGGACGGCTGCGGCTACTACTACCCGACCGGCCGCCCCGCCGCCCCCGGCTCCGGCAGCGAGGGCCACTACGACCAGGACATGCTCCAGTTCTCGCAGTGGGGCTTCGACTTCGTGAAGGTCGACTGGTGCGGTGGTAACGCGGAAGGCCTCGACGCGGCGACGACGTACAGGTCGATCAGCGACGCGGTGGCCAGGGCGACGGCCGCCACCGGTCGTCCGCTCACCCTGTCGGTCTGCAACTGGGGCAACCAGAACCCCTGGAACTGGGCCCCGGGGCTCGCGCCCATGTACCGGACCAGCACCGACATCATCTTCTGGGGCAACAGCCCGTCCCAGACGAACATGCTGTCCAACTTCGACCAGGGCCTGCACCCGCTCGCCCAGCACACCGGCTACTACAACGACCCCGACATGCTGATGGTCGGCATGCCCGGCTTCACCGCCGCCCAGAACCGCACCCACATGAACCTGTGGGCCATCTCCGGCGCCCCCCTCCTCGCGGGCAACAACCTCGCCGGCATGTCCACCGAGACGGCGAACATCCTCAAGAACCCCGAGGTCATCGCCGTCGACCAGGACGCACGCGGCCTCCAGGGCGTCAAGGTCGCCGAGGACACCACAGGCCTTCAGGTGTACGGCAAGGTCCTCTCCGGCCAGGGCAACCGTGCCGTCGTGCTCATGAACCGCACCTCGTCCACGCAGAACATCACCGTCCGCTGGTCCGACCTCGGTCTCACCAACGCGAACGCGACCGTCCGTGACCTGTGGGCCCGCTCCGACATCGGTTCGTACGGCACGAGTTACACCGCCAGTGTCCCGGCGGGCGGCTCCGTGATGCTGAAGGTCACCGGCGGCACCGAGCAGTCGGCCGGCACCTACACCGGCACGGCGGGCTTCACCGGTGTGGCCGCCGGCAGCACCGGGATCAAGACCGTCGACGTCGCCTACACCAACAACACCTCCAGCGCCCGTACCGCGACCCTCAAGGTCAACGGCCAGGGCTCGACAACCGTCTCCTTCCCGCCCACCGGCTCCTCCCAGGGCACGATCTCGGTGATGGTCGGCCTCTCCAAGGGCTCCGCGAACACGCTGGCCTTCACGGGCGCGCCCACCCTCGCCGACATCACGGTCCGCCCGCTGCCCGGCGCGAACAGCACCCTTGTGACAGGGAGCGGCTCCAGTCGCTGCCTCGACGTCTATGACAACACCCTCACCAACGGCACCCAGGCCGAGCTCTGGGACTGCAACGGCGGCCAGAACCAGCAGTGGACGTACACCTCCCGCAAGGAACTCGTGGTGTACGGCGACAAGTGCCTGGACGCCTACAACCTCGGCACCACCAACGGCACCAAGGTCGTCATCTGGGACTGCAACGGCCAGAACAACCAGAAGTGGAACGTCAACAGCGACGGCACGATCACCAATGTCAACGCCGGTCTCTGCCTGGACGCCAATGGCGCCGGCACGGCCAACGGCACGCTGATGGTGCTGTGGACGTGCAACGGCCAGAGCAACCAGAAGTGGACGCAGAGCTAG
- a CDS encoding CU044_5270 family protein: protein MADELDLLRRANPVPTDGPHYGDGPLDHHAERRLDALLRQRTARRPRLYWGLAAGGVVAALVSALLFTGQTTAPAVAAPRPLVVQADSTPVPLETLAERARAADSSAVLRKGTHVRTWSLGMSDGKPPITYPEERIVRWNADDSHTETVDDGHDRTTRTYPPSWSDAPPQSPPPHDVARLRAYLQEAAYSRTPLTTGELLDAVDYVLDTWQLGARESAALAQLLADTDGLKPVGQVTDRLGRRGQAYVYEQSGLRKMLIMDPATGAVLGLETTFTKAEPEYGVKAGDVMDYSAWTR, encoded by the coding sequence ATGGCTGACGAACTCGACCTGCTGCGCCGCGCCAACCCGGTGCCCACCGACGGCCCCCACTACGGCGACGGCCCCCTCGACCACCACGCCGAGCGCCGGCTCGACGCGTTGCTGCGGCAGCGGACCGCCCGCCGCCCCCGGCTGTACTGGGGGCTGGCGGCCGGCGGAGTCGTCGCCGCGCTCGTCTCGGCGCTGCTGTTCACCGGCCAGACCACCGCGCCGGCGGTCGCCGCACCCCGCCCGCTGGTAGTTCAGGCGGACTCCACCCCCGTACCCCTGGAAACCCTGGCCGAGCGGGCTCGGGCGGCGGACAGTTCGGCCGTGCTCCGCAAGGGCACCCACGTGCGGACCTGGAGCCTCGGCATGAGTGACGGCAAGCCGCCGATCACCTACCCGGAGGAGCGCATCGTCCGCTGGAACGCCGACGACAGCCACACGGAGACCGTCGACGACGGCCACGACCGCACCACCCGGACGTACCCGCCCAGTTGGAGCGACGCCCCGCCGCAGTCCCCGCCCCCGCACGACGTGGCCCGGCTGCGCGCCTACCTCCAGGAGGCCGCGTACAGCAGGACTCCGCTCACCACGGGCGAGCTCCTCGACGCCGTCGACTACGTGCTCGACACCTGGCAGCTCGGCGCCCGGGAGTCGGCGGCGCTCGCCCAACTGCTCGCGGACACCGACGGGTTGAAGCCCGTCGGACAGGTGACGGACCGGCTGGGGCGGCGCGGACAGGCGTACGTGTACGAGCAGTCCGGCCTCCGCAAGATGCTGATCATGGACCCGGCCACCGGCGCCGTGCTCGGCCTGGAGACCACCTTCACGAAGGCGGAGCCCGAGTACGGCGTGAAAGCCGGTGACGTCATGGACTACAGCGCCTGGACGCGCTGA
- a CDS encoding TetR/AcrR family transcriptional regulator translates to MAGRLKAPTGRYGGKTAEERQAERRRRFLDAALQLFGDTPGFRNTTVAALSEAAGLSTRQFYEEFRTLEDVLAALHLQVNEWAEQAVVAAVAEADTLPLPERAAAIFRAYAANVTGDPRRIRITFVEIIGVSPRMEEQRLARRAGWVELVCAEAGAAVARGEAAPRDYRLPATAFIGAVNGLLHDWSSGWVDASLDEVVEELVRQLLAILRPVGWEG, encoded by the coding sequence GTGGCGGGCAGGCTCAAGGCGCCGACCGGCCGCTACGGCGGCAAGACCGCGGAGGAACGGCAGGCGGAACGCCGCCGCCGCTTCCTGGACGCCGCGCTGCAACTGTTCGGCGACACACCGGGCTTCCGCAACACGACGGTGGCGGCGCTGAGCGAGGCCGCGGGCCTGTCCACGCGACAGTTCTACGAGGAGTTCCGCACGCTGGAGGACGTCCTCGCCGCGCTGCACCTCCAGGTGAACGAATGGGCGGAGCAGGCGGTCGTGGCGGCGGTCGCGGAGGCGGACACACTGCCCCTGCCCGAGCGTGCTGCCGCGATCTTCCGGGCGTACGCCGCGAACGTCACCGGCGACCCGCGCCGGATCCGGATCACCTTCGTCGAGATCATCGGGGTCAGTCCGCGGATGGAAGAACAGCGGCTGGCCCGGCGGGCGGGGTGGGTGGAGCTCGTGTGCGCGGAGGCGGGGGCGGCGGTGGCGCGGGGGGAGGCCGCGCCTCGGGATTATCGGCTGCCGGCCACGGCGTTCATCGGGGCCGTCAATGGGTTGCTCCATGACTGGAGCTCCGGGTGGGTCGATGCCTCGCTGGACGAGGTGGTGGAGGAGTTGGTGCGGCAGTTGTTGGCGATTTTGCGGCCCGTGGGGTGGGAGGGCTGA
- the ctaD gene encoding cytochrome c oxidase subunit I, which translates to MRHLKWLTTTDHKTIGTLYLVTSFAFFCIGGVMALLMRAELARPGLQIMSNEQFNQAFTMHGTIMLLMFATPLFAGFANWIMPLQIGAPDVAFPRLNMFAYWLYLFGSLIAVGGFLTPQGAADFGWFAYSPLSDAVRSPGVGADMWIMGLAFSGFGTILGSVNFITTIICMRAPGMTMFRMPIFVWNVLLTAVLVLLAFPVLAAALFALEADRKFGAHVFDSANGGALLWQHLFWFFGHPEVYIIALPFFGIISEVIPVFSRKPMFGYMGLIGATIAIAGLSVTVWAHHMYVTGGVLLPFFSFMTFLIAVPTGVKFFNWIGTMWKGSLSFETPMLWATGFLVTFVFGGLTGVMLASPPIDFAVSDSYFVVAHFHYVVFGTVVFAMFSGFHFWWPKMTGKMLDERLGKITFWTLFVGFHGTFLVQHWLGVNGMQRRIPDYLAVEGLTPLNTLSSIFSLVLGASLLPFFYNIWKTAKYGEPVASDDPWGYGRSLEWATSCPPPRHNFLTLPRIRSESPAYDLHHAPAPARELTAR; encoded by the coding sequence ATGAGACACCTGAAGTGGCTGACGACCACGGATCACAAGACGATCGGAACGCTGTACCTCGTCACGTCGTTCGCGTTCTTCTGCATCGGTGGCGTGATGGCGCTGCTCATGCGCGCCGAGCTCGCCCGGCCTGGTCTGCAGATCATGTCGAACGAGCAGTTCAACCAGGCGTTCACGATGCACGGCACGATCATGCTGCTGATGTTCGCGACGCCGCTGTTCGCCGGCTTCGCGAACTGGATCATGCCGCTCCAGATCGGTGCCCCCGACGTCGCCTTCCCGCGTCTGAACATGTTCGCCTACTGGCTGTACCTGTTCGGCTCGCTCATCGCGGTCGGCGGCTTCCTCACCCCGCAGGGCGCGGCCGACTTCGGCTGGTTCGCCTACAGCCCGCTCTCGGACGCCGTGCGCTCCCCGGGCGTCGGCGCCGACATGTGGATCATGGGTCTGGCCTTCTCCGGCTTCGGCACCATCCTCGGCTCGGTCAACTTCATCACCACGATCATCTGCATGCGTGCGCCGGGCATGACCATGTTCCGCATGCCGATCTTCGTGTGGAACGTGCTGCTGACCGCCGTCCTGGTCCTGCTCGCCTTCCCCGTGCTGGCCGCGGCCCTCTTCGCGCTGGAGGCGGACCGCAAGTTCGGCGCCCACGTCTTCGACTCCGCCAACGGCGGGGCGTTGCTGTGGCAACACCTCTTCTGGTTCTTCGGCCATCCAGAGGTGTACATCATCGCGCTACCGTTCTTCGGCATCATCTCCGAGGTCATCCCGGTCTTCTCCCGCAAGCCGATGTTCGGCTACATGGGCCTGATCGGCGCCACCATCGCGATCGCCGGTCTGTCCGTGACCGTGTGGGCCCACCACATGTACGTCACCGGCGGAGTGCTGCTGCCGTTCTTCTCCTTCATGACGTTCCTCATCGCCGTGCCAACCGGCGTGAAGTTCTTCAACTGGATCGGAACGATGTGGAAGGGCTCGTTGTCGTTCGAGACCCCGATGCTCTGGGCCACCGGCTTCCTGGTCACGTTCGTGTTCGGCGGTCTGACAGGGGTGATGCTCGCGTCCCCGCCCATCGACTTCGCGGTGTCGGACTCGTATTTCGTGGTGGCGCACTTCCACTACGTCGTCTTCGGCACCGTCGTCTTCGCGATGTTCTCCGGCTTCCACTTCTGGTGGCCGAAGATGACCGGCAAGATGCTCGACGAGCGCCTCGGCAAGATCACGTTCTGGACGCTGTTCGTCGGCTTCCACGGCACGTTCCTCGTCCAGCACTGGCTGGGGGTCAACGGTATGCAGCGCCGGATTCCGGACTATCTGGCGGTGGAGGGACTGACGCCCCTCAACACCCTGTCGAGCATCTTCTCGCTCGTGCTCGGCGCCTCGCTCCTGCCGTTCTTCTACAACATCTGGAAGACGGCCAAGTACGGCGAGCCGGTCGCGTCCGACGACCCGTGGGGCTACGGCCGTTCCCTGGAGTGGGCGACCAGCTGTCCCCCGCCGCGGCACAACTTCCTCACCCTGCCCCGCATCCGCAGCGAGTCCCCCGCGTACGACCTGCACCACGCCCCCGCGCCGGCACGGGAGTTGACCGCGCGATGA
- a CDS encoding cellulase family glycosylhydrolase, which produces MPNLRARLLVVLVVLCGLCGFLTVAGSPSATAATVPGSLSFDGTALTVSGGRFTDGHGREVVLRGYNVSGETKLAENHGLPFASVADAQKSAKALRALGGGNSVRFLLSWAYAEPVQGQVDTAYLSAATAQMRAFLDAGIRVYPDFHQDLYSRYLFDDDSWYTGDGAPKWAVDLGNYPDESCGICFVWGQNITQNGAVKAAQYDFWHNAHGLQDAFLTTAQKVMAYIKQNVSTEEFAGVIGFDPYNEPYAGTYDSGQASRSWERDLLWPFYVRFRARMDAAGWQDKPALVEPNLFWNGNVSKEEGGLLDAGSIGSRYVFNTHFYDQKAISGILMWGNASDGQYVSDFGTVRDRAAALGTTAVVSEFGHPLNGSTAGKAPTVLKAMYQALDSRVKGANWWTSPAGSGQVLSGSQWQWDIYNGRHSELMNGNPDKVQTSGDAWNDEDLSAVRLDDNGVVTLRQDARLLDRLYPSATSGSTLAFTYEDRSRDGSTTLTWNPVPSSLPNVSALVGSGQYGLLVWRSGSGTAPTELHLPASFPTATTTVVSDLGTAYAPPAYTSSTPIGTAPEPGGTGSRRLLLTDGDSGTLHYALVTNGATAPSATVLNAARAELATWAASKFS; this is translated from the coding sequence ATGCCGAACTTGCGGGCCCGTCTGCTGGTTGTTCTGGTTGTCCTCTGCGGACTCTGCGGTTTCCTCACGGTGGCGGGCTCCCCGTCCGCCACCGCGGCCACCGTCCCCGGCTCCCTCTCCTTCGACGGCACGGCGCTCACGGTGTCCGGCGGTCGCTTCACCGACGGACACGGCCGCGAGGTCGTGCTGCGCGGCTACAACGTCTCCGGCGAGACCAAGCTCGCCGAGAACCACGGCCTGCCCTTCGCCTCCGTCGCCGACGCCCAGAAGTCGGCGAAGGCCCTGCGTGCCCTCGGCGGCGGCAACTCCGTCCGCTTCCTGCTCTCCTGGGCCTACGCCGAACCGGTGCAGGGCCAGGTCGACACCGCGTACCTGTCCGCCGCCACCGCCCAGATGCGTGCCTTCCTCGACGCGGGCATCCGCGTCTACCCCGACTTCCACCAGGACCTCTACTCCCGGTACCTCTTCGACGACGACAGCTGGTACACGGGTGACGGCGCCCCCAAGTGGGCGGTGGATCTGGGCAATTACCCCGACGAATCCTGCGGGATCTGCTTCGTGTGGGGCCAGAACATCACCCAGAACGGCGCGGTGAAGGCCGCCCAGTACGACTTCTGGCACAACGCCCACGGCCTCCAGGACGCTTTCCTCACCACGGCCCAGAAGGTCATGGCGTACATCAAGCAGAACGTGAGCACCGAGGAGTTCGCCGGCGTCATCGGCTTCGACCCCTACAACGAGCCGTACGCCGGCACCTACGACTCCGGCCAGGCCAGCCGCAGTTGGGAACGCGACCTGCTGTGGCCCTTCTACGTGAGGTTCCGGGCCCGCATGGACGCGGCGGGCTGGCAGGACAAGCCCGCCCTGGTCGAGCCCAACCTCTTCTGGAACGGCAACGTCAGCAAGGAGGAGGGCGGTCTCCTCGACGCGGGCTCCATCGGCTCCCGGTACGTCTTCAACACCCACTTCTACGACCAGAAGGCCATCTCCGGCATCCTGATGTGGGGCAACGCCTCGGACGGCCAGTACGTGAGCGACTTCGGCACCGTCCGCGACCGCGCCGCGGCGCTCGGCACCACGGCGGTCGTGAGCGAGTTCGGCCACCCGCTGAACGGCTCCACCGCCGGCAAGGCACCGACCGTGCTCAAAGCCATGTACCAGGCCCTGGACTCCCGGGTGAAGGGCGCCAACTGGTGGACCTCGCCCGCCGGTTCGGGCCAGGTGCTGTCCGGTTCGCAATGGCAGTGGGACATCTACAACGGCCGCCACAGCGAGCTGATGAACGGCAACCCCGACAAGGTGCAGACCAGCGGGGACGCCTGGAACGACGAGGACCTGTCCGCCGTACGCCTCGACGACAACGGGGTGGTGACGCTCCGTCAGGACGCCAGGCTCCTGGACCGCCTCTACCCGAGCGCGACCTCCGGCAGCACCCTCGCCTTCACCTATGAGGACCGCTCCCGCGACGGCTCCACGACCCTGACCTGGAACCCGGTGCCCAGCTCACTGCCGAACGTGTCCGCCCTGGTGGGCTCCGGACAGTACGGCCTGCTGGTGTGGCGCTCGGGCAGCGGCACTGCCCCCACCGAGCTGCACCTGCCCGCCTCCTTCCCGACCGCGACGACCACGGTCGTCTCCGACCTGGGCACGGCGTACGCCCCGCCGGCCTACACGTCCTCGACCCCGATCGGCACGGCCCCGGAACCCGGCGGCACGGGCAGCCGACGCCTGCTGCTCACCGACGGGGACTCCGGCACCCTGCACTACGCGCTGGTCACCAACGGGGCGACGGCGCCGTCGGCGACGGTGCTGAACGCGGCCAGGGCCGAGCTGGCGACTTGGGCGGCGTCGAAGTTCAGCTGA
- a CDS encoding YncE family protein, producing MPAFRTRHLCALTAAVALTATVPAASAASAADAAALREVLFVGNNWDGTADVLQSTGSLAKVGRINVIPDKDARMAEINADPIKWIYFMAIRNGVGEGHDQFADDMYTTPDGTSVVVSRPSFADVVSINLATGKINWRFPVSGYRSDHMAVSPDGTRVAVSASTANTVHVLDIDTGKQVGKFATGDKPHENIFTKDGKYIYNMAIGDVNTSTDAPWLDWTKGDRHITVVDATTYQQVRTIDMRPKLDALGLTDYSDAVRPAVFSPDESKLYFQVSFFNGFFEYDLATDKITRTKTLPKNPATSDDRTTFVNDSRHHGLSMSPDGSKLCVAGTMDDYATVVNRSTLQEGPLVTASKPYWATVSGDGKSCVISESGADQVTAIDFATGQKTVSVPVGDHPQRVRLGHVAANWTSPAS from the coding sequence ATGCCTGCCTTCAGAACCCGGCACCTGTGCGCCCTGACCGCCGCCGTCGCCCTGACCGCCACCGTCCCGGCGGCCTCCGCCGCCTCCGCGGCCGATGCCGCCGCCCTGCGCGAGGTGCTGTTCGTCGGCAACAACTGGGACGGCACCGCCGACGTCCTCCAGTCCACCGGAAGTCTGGCCAAGGTCGGCCGGATCAACGTCATCCCCGACAAGGACGCGCGGATGGCGGAGATCAACGCCGATCCGATCAAGTGGATCTACTTCATGGCGATCCGCAACGGTGTCGGCGAGGGCCACGACCAGTTCGCCGACGACATGTACACCACGCCGGACGGCACCTCGGTGGTCGTCTCCCGGCCGAGCTTCGCCGACGTCGTGTCGATCAACCTGGCCACCGGGAAGATCAACTGGCGCTTCCCCGTGTCGGGTTACCGCTCCGACCACATGGCGGTCTCCCCCGACGGCACCCGGGTGGCGGTGTCCGCCTCGACCGCGAACACCGTGCACGTCCTCGACATCGACACCGGCAAGCAGGTCGGCAAGTTCGCCACCGGCGACAAGCCGCACGAGAACATCTTCACCAAGGACGGCAAGTACATCTACAACATGGCGATCGGTGACGTGAACACGAGCACCGACGCCCCGTGGCTGGACTGGACGAAGGGCGACCGGCACATCACGGTCGTGGACGCGACGACGTACCAGCAGGTCAGGACCATCGACATGCGGCCGAAGCTGGACGCGCTCGGTCTCACCGACTACTCCGACGCGGTGCGCCCGGCCGTGTTCTCGCCGGACGAGTCCAAGCTGTACTTCCAGGTGTCGTTCTTCAACGGCTTCTTCGAGTACGACCTCGCCACGGACAAGATCACCCGGACGAAGACCCTGCCGAAGAACCCGGCGACCAGCGACGACCGCACCACGTTCGTCAACGACTCGCGCCACCACGGGCTTTCGATGAGTCCCGACGGCAGCAAGCTGTGCGTCGCCGGGACCATGGACGACTACGCGACCGTCGTCAACCGCAGCACGCTCCAGGAGGGTCCGCTGGTCACCGCGTCGAAGCCGTACTGGGCGACGGTCAGCGGCGACGGCAAGAGCTGCGTCATCTCCGAGAGCGGCGCCGACCAGGTCACGGCGATCGACTTCGCCACCGGCCAGAAGACGGTGTCGGTGCCGGTGGGCGACCACCCGCAGCGGGTGCGGCTCGGCCATGTCGCGGCGAACTGGACGAGCCCGGCGTCCTGA